The Thermobifida halotolerans sequence GCGCAGGCGGCGCTGTTTCGCACCTTCGACGGTTGTCTGTACGCCGTCGGCAACGTTGATCCGTTCAGTGGTGCGGCGGTGATGTCGCGCGGCATCGTGGGGGACCGCGGTGGTGAGCCGACCGTCGCCTCGCCCATGCTCAAGCAGGTGTTCTCGCTGCGCAGCGGTGTCTGCCTGGATGTCGAGGGCGTGGGGTTGCCGGTGTATGCGGTGCGGGAGCGCGGGGGCCGTGTCGAGATCGCGGCGGAGAGCACATGACGGCGCTGGTCCATCGGCACAGGAGTGTTCCGCGGCAGGGGATCGCGGAGGCGCCGTTGGCGGGGTTCACCGTCGCGGTCACCGCCGCGCGGCGCGCCGAGGAGTTGTCGGCGTTGTTGCGGAGGCGGGGGGCGCAGGTGGTGTCGGCTCCGGCGCTGCGGATCGTGCCGCTGAGTGATGACGCGCAGTTGATGGAGGTGTCCTCGGCTTTGGTGGCCGAGCCCGCCGATGTGGTGGTGGCCACCACGGGGATCGGTTTCCGCGGTTGGGTGGAGGCGTGTGAGACGTGGGGGCTGGCGGAGGCTCTGCTGCGGTCGGTGCGGTCGGCGCGGGTGCTGGCGCGTGGCCCCAAGGCCAAGGGGGCCGTGCGTGCGGCCGGGTTGACCGAGGAGTGGTCGCCGCCGTCGG is a genomic window containing:
- the nirD gene encoding nitrite reductase small subunit NirD, which codes for MTTTTLTHERSWVGVCPSGSLIPERGVAVLLPDGAQAALFRTFDGCLYAVGNVDPFSGAAVMSRGIVGDRGGEPTVASPMLKQVFSLRSGVCLDVEGVGLPVYAVRERGGRVEIAAEST